One Coccinella septempunctata chromosome X, icCocSept1.1, whole genome shotgun sequence genomic window carries:
- the LOC123321537 gene encoding uncharacterized protein LOC123321537, with protein sequence MYKNESNDSLDICSECFGITGENLNTEINEVYTVCSFCIDDPIGECTFANPISVSVLCIKCGKRDDNNCCDFCLENRSDRTNRDGSKKEKYPAKRSPYFKEKRAEKSPYTLDQLEKIKKMTPAGKRDASCRKCGLMFHKSNTCVNTERFCFFCHKKGHEKKDCRKLKDQKSKN encoded by the exons atgtataagaatgaatcaaatgatagtttggatatttgttccgagtgttttggtattacagGTGAGAATCTCAATACTGAGATCAATGAAGTGTATACTGTATGCTCTTTTTGTATTGACGATCCCATTGGAGAATGTACTTTTGCTAATCCTATTTCAGTTTCAGTGCTCTGCATCAAATGTGGTAAGAGagatgataataattgttgtgatttttgtttAGAGAATAGGTCTGATCGAACAAACAGGGATGGTTCAAAGAAAGAGAAATATCCAGCAAAGAGGTCTCCTtattttaaagagaaaagggcagaaaagagtccttacacactggatcagttggagaaaataaagaaaatgacaCCAGCTGGAAAGCGTGACGCAAGTTGCAGAAAATGTGGTTTGATGTTCCACAAGTCAAACACATGTGTGAACACAGAGAGATTCTGCTTTTTCTGCCATAAGAAGGGACACGAAAAGAAGGACTgtaggaaactgaaagatcaaaaatcta aaaattaa